A single region of the Anguilla rostrata isolate EN2019 chromosome 11, ASM1855537v3, whole genome shotgun sequence genome encodes:
- the LOC135234616 gene encoding ral GTPase-activating protein subunit beta-like isoform X4 produces the protein MYSDWRSLHLAVLGDQGHLSVLHSYPPAVGREVANAVVRPLAAAPVSDGVLKTDKEVKWTMEVLCYGLTLPPDSETVKMCVDVYTDWMMALSSPRGPIPQPVAKEPNLYVQTILKHLYNLFLPRSEQYSPSHYRLCHHVLVAVQKLARESGSMARETWEVLLLFLLRISDTLLAPPTVGGGIAEKLAEKLVSVLLEVWLLACARCFPTPPYWKTAREMLANWRHHSPVVDQWSKVISALTSRLLRFTYGPSFPAFKVPDEDANLIPAEMDNDCVAQTWFRFLHMLSNPVDLSNPAIVSTTPKFQEQLLNVSGVPPEIIQHPCLKQLPQIFFRAMRGVSCLVDAFLGVSRLKSDSSPPTPVNRLSMTQPPATTATTPPPNRRHRPTVVSRNSSKGSTGNLSHPKASQQSSTSPLSSPSQASAEPRPPPAPSRPKVNSILNLFGQWLFDAALVHCKLSNGVNKDHSMTATFIQILLSYKSSLASQAGVELRRNGSRMSSGSMVSNPLFDVNEFPDNYEAGRAEACGTLCRIFCSKKTGEEILPIYLSRFYMVLIQGLQTSDSVCLPVLASIILNSSALFCSDLKGINLVAPYFISALETILPDRELSRFKAYVNPIELRRSSISIVLSMLPLPHHFGNIKSEVLLEGSDDGLLQDKAFTFQSLKVRLIKVLIGALQAETDPHNTHMVLGAMLNIVQDSALLESIGPQNEMASVDSSYTSMRSHSRNSSGMSTASGGSSEATTPEAERMAQALHRDYDMAAGLLTQCIHLVTQKLSSQWRPDMSVSLAALELLSGLAKVKAGVDTANMNQAVGAVCAYIVHQCSRPAPHHSRDLHSMIVAAFQCLCVWLTEHSTMLGEKYCLMEVLEIVELGISGSKSKTGDQEVKHKGDKELNPASMRVKEAAEATLSCIMQVLGAFPTPSGPASPCSLLNEDTLIRCSRLSATGRSNFRYFVLDSSVILAMLEQPLGNEQTDPCPSLTVLIRGTSGRHAWTMQLHHQPRAARASQKVFVPESRPSPKNDVGTHYNVKHMFFPEEAYNIPFVKADVSIPDLDDIVSPELGVQHERLQSMMEQQVEYESSLEQQRQDLWNSKTFPDPQVDCKPPSPAQEFQTARLFLSHLGFLSLEALKEPANRCLPPHLVALDSALPGFFEDIEYLDLLPCRPFDTVFIFYVRAGQRSYQEILKNVDSSANVQPHFLEFLLSLGWPVDVSKHPGWTGNMETSWSINGCGDGEAQQQEDAVALEDSGGGVFNGEKRVLYYADALTEIAFVVPTFSDSSPADSSENSEPPVETDSQMDPAPVAPTQLNLTLDLVPSHSDNLMGPPQRSPSVKSKKLPSGKSVPPLGPETKVLVVWVESFDDIESFPLSDLLAETSTGLETALNNSASCRSLGAEKDVPVLFIQPLRTGLFRIRLQGVAGKLSTVIPLVDGMVVSRRVLGFLVRQTVINVCWRKRLECDSYSPPHVRRKHKIADIAGRYRNKQLEPEFYTALFQEVGGRSPDL, from the exons ATGTACTCAGACTGGCGGTCCTTGCATCTGGCGGTTCTGGGCGACCAGGGGCACCTGAGCGTCCTGCACAGCTACCCCCCGGCGGTGGGGCGCGAAGTGGCCAACGCGGTGGTGCGCCCCCTGGCGGCGGCTCCCGTCTCCGACGGCGTCCTCAAAACCGACAAAGAG GTGAAATGGACGATGGAGGTGCTGTGCTACGGCCTGACTCTCCCCCCGGACAGCGAGACGGTGAAGATGTGCGTGGACGTGTACACGGACTGGATGATGGCCCTGAGCTCCCCCCGCGGCCCCATCCCCCAGCCCGTCGCCAAGGAGCCCAACCTGTACGTCCAGACCATCCTCAAGCACCTGTACAACCTCTTCCTGCCCAG GTCTGAGCAGTACAGCCCGAGTCACTATCGGCTGTGCCACCACGTGCTGGTGGCGGTGCAGAAGCTGGCGCGGGAGTCGGGCAGCATGGCGCGGGAGACCTGGGAGgtcctgctcctcttcctcctgcgcATCAGCGACACgctgctggccccgcccaccgtgGGAG GTGGCATCGCGGAGAAGCTGGCGGAGAAGCTGGTGAGCGTGCTCCTGGAGGTGTGGCTCCTGGCCTGCGCTCGCTGTTTCCCCACCCCGCCGTACTGGAAAACCGCCAGGGAGATGCTGGCTAACTGGAGGCACCACTCCCCCGTGGTGGACCAGTGGAGCAAGGTCATCTCCGCCCTCACTTCCAG gCTTCTGCGGTTCACCTACGGTCCCTCGTTTCCTGCGTTCAAAGTTCCGGACGAGGACGCCAACCTGATCCCGGCTGAGATGGACAACGACTGCGTGGCCCAGACGTGGTTCCGCTTCCTGCACATGCTGAG CAATCCGGTGGACCTGAGCAACCCGGCCATCGTCAGCACCACGCCCAAGTTCCAGGAGCAGCTTCTGAACGTGAGCGGGGTCCCCCCGGAGATCATCCAGCACCCCTGCCTCAAGCAGCTCCCCCAGATCTTCTTCAGGGCCATGCGGGGGGTCAGCTGCCTGGTGGACGCCTTTTTAG GGGTCTCACGGCTCAAGTCGGACAGTTCCCCGCCCACACCCGTCAACAGACTGAGCATGACCCAGCCCCCTGCCACCACGGCGACCACGCCCCCGCCCAACCGCAGACACAGGCCCACCGTGGTCAGCAGAAACTCCAGCAAGGGCTCCACG GGAAACCTCTCCCACCCTAAAGCCTCGCAGCAGAGCTCCACCTCTCCGCTGTCCAGCCCCAGCCAGGCCAGcgcggagccccgccccccgcccgccccttcCAGGCCGAAGGTCAACAGCATCCTCAACCTCTTCGGGCAGTGGCTGTTCGACGCCGCGCTGGTGCACTGCAAGCTCTCCAACGGCGTCAACAAGGACCACAGCATGACCG CAACTTTTATCCAAATTCTTCTTTCTTATAAATCTT ccctggCCTCCCAGGCGGGCGTGGAGCTCCGGCGGAATGGGTCCCGCATGTCCTCGGGCTCCATGGTCTCCAACCCCCTGTTCGACGTCAACGAGTTCCCCGACAACTACGAGGCGGGCCGGGCCGAGGCCTGCGGCACGCTCTGCAGGATATTCTGCAGCAAGAAGACCGGCGAGGAGATCCTGCCCATCTACCTGTCCAG gtTCTACATGGTTCTGATCCAGGGCCTTCAGACCTCGGACTcggtctgcctgcctgtcctgGCCAGCATCATCCTCAACTCCTCCGCCCTCTTCTGCTCGGACCTGAAGGGCATCAACCTGGTGGCCCCCTACTTCATCTCCGCCTTGGAAACCATCCTGCCGGACAG GGAACTGTCCAGGTTCAAAGCCTACGTCAACCCCATTGAACTGAGGCGGTCCTCCATCAGTATCGTGCTGTCTATGCTGCCTCTCCCACACCATTTTGGCAACATCAAATCTGAG GTCCTTTTGGAGGGAAGCGACGACGGGCTCCTCCAGGACAAGGCCTTCACCTTCCAGTCCCTCAAAGTGCGGCTCATCAAAGTCCTGATCGGGGCCCTCCAGGCCGAGACCGACCCTCACAACACGCATATGGTCCTGG GTGCGATGCTGAACATTGTCCAGGATTCGGCCCTGTTAGAATCGATAGGGCCGCAGAATGAAATG GCCAGTGTGGACAGCAGCTACACTTCCATGAGGAGTCACAGCCGCAACAGCAGCGGTATGAGCACGGCTAGCGGGGGCAGCTCTGAGGCCACCACCCCGGAGGCAGAGCGCATGGCACAGGCCCTCCACCGAGACTACG ACATGGCCGCCGGCTTGCTCACCCAGTGCATCCACCTGGTGACCCAGAAGCTGTCGTCCCAGTGGCGGCCCGACATGAGCGTGTCCCTGGCCGCCCTGGAGCTGCTCTCCGGCCTGGCCAAG gtGAAGGCAGGGGTCGACACAGCGAACATGAACCAGGCGGTGGGCGCGGTGTGCGCCTACATCGTGCACCAGTgcagccgccccgccccccaccactcGCGGGACCTCCACTCCATGATAGTGGCGGCCTTCCAGTGCCTGTGCGTGTGGCTAACGGAGCATTCGACCATGCTGGGGGAGAAG TACTGCCTAATGGAAGTCCTGGAGATCGTGGAGCTGGGAATATCGGGGAGCAAATCCAAGACCGGCGACCAGGAAGTGAAGCACAAAGGGGACAAGGAGCTTAACCCCGCCTCCATGAGGGTGAAGGAGGCGGCAGAGGCCACTCTGTCCTG CATCATGCAGGTGCTGGGGGCGTTCCCGACGCCCagcggccccgcctccccctgcaGCCTGCTGAACGAGGACACGCTGATCCGCTGCTCCAGGCTGTCCGCCACCGGCCGCAGCAACTTCCGCTACTTCGTCCTGGACAGCTCGGTCATCCTGGCCATGCTGGAGCAGCCCCTGGGGAACGAGCAGA CAGACCCCTGCCCGTCCCTGACCGTGCTGATCCGCGGGACGTCCGGCAGGCACGCCTGGACCATGCAGCTGCACCACCAGCCCAGAGCGGCGCGGGCCAGCCAGAAG gtgtttgttccTGAGAGCCGGCCGTCCCCTAAGAATGACGTGGGAACCCACTACaatgtgaaacacatgttctTCCCTGAGGAAGCGTATAACATTCCCTTTGTGAAAGCAGACGTGAGCATCCCAGACCTGGACGACATTGTCAGCCCGGAG CTGGGGGTCCAGCATGAGCGGCTGCAGAGCATGatggagcagcaggtggagtACGAGTCCTCTCTGGAGCAGCAGCGCCAGGACCTGTGGAACAGCAAGACCTTCCCGGACCCTCAGGTCGACTgcaagcccccctcccccgcccaggAGTTCCAGACAGCCCGGCTCTTCCTCTCCCACCTCGGCTTCCTCTCCCTCGAGGCCTTGAAG GAACCCGCCAACAGATGTCTGCCTCCTCACCTGGTCGCGCTGGACTCGGCCCTGCCGGGCTTTTTCGAGGACATCGAGTACCTGGACCTGCTTCCCTGCCGCCCCTTTGACACGGTGTTTATCTTCTATGTGAGGGCGGGGCAGAGGAGCTATCAAGAG ATCTTGAAGAACGTGGACTCTTCGGCCAACGTTCAGCCCCACTTCCTGGAGTTCCTGCTGTCCCTGGGCTGGCCGGTGGACGTGAGCAAACACCCCGGCTGGACGGGGAACATGGAGACCAGCTGGTCCATCAACGGCTGCGGGGACGGAGAGGCCCAGCAACAGG AGGACGCTGTAGCGCTGGAAGACAGCGGAGGGGGCGTGTTCAACGGGGAGAAGAGAGTGCTGTACTACGCGGACGCCCTGACGGAAATCGCCTTTGTGGTCCCGACCTTCAGCGACTCCTCCC CAGCTGATTCGTCAGAAAACAGCGAGCCCCCCGTGGAGACGGACTCCCAGATGGACCCAGCGCCCGTTGCGCCCACACAGCTGAACCTGACGCTGGACCTCGTCCCCAGCCATTCCGACAACCTGATGGGACCCCCGCAGCGG AGCCCCTCGGTGAAGTCTAAGAAGCTTCCCTCAGGAAAATCGGTACCACCTCTGGGCCCGGAGACAAAAGTTCTGGTGGTTTGGGTGGAGAGCTTCGATGACATCG AGAGTTTCCCCCTCTCAGATCTCCTGGCAGAGACCAGCACGGGGTTGGAGACGGCCCTGAAcaacagcgcctcctgcag GTCCCTGGGAGCGGAGAAGGACGTGCCGGTCCTGTTCATCCAGCCCCTGCGGACGGGCCTGTTCCGGATCCGGCTGCAGGGCGTGGCGGGGAAGCTGAGCACGGTGATCCCGCTGGTGGACGGGATGGTGGTCAGCAGGAGAGTGCTGG
- the LOC135234616 gene encoding ral GTPase-activating protein subunit beta-like isoform X2 produces the protein MYSDWRSLHLAVLGDQGHLSVLHSYPPAVGREVANAVVRPLAAAPVSDGVLKTDKEVKWTMEVLCYGLTLPPDSETVKMCVDVYTDWMMALSSPRGPIPQPVAKEPNLYVQTILKHLYNLFLPRSEQYSPSHYRLCHHVLVAVQKLARESGSMARETWEVLLLFLLRISDTLLAPPTVGGGIAEKLAEKLVSVLLEVWLLACARCFPTPPYWKTAREMLANWRHHSPVVDQWSKVISALTSRLLRFTYGPSFPAFKVPDEDANLIPAEMDNDCVAQTWFRFLHMLSNPVDLSNPAIVSTTPKFQEQLLNVSGVPPEIIQHPCLKQLPQIFFRAMRGVSCLVDAFLGVSRLKSDSSPPTPVNRLSMTQPPATTATTPPPNRRHRPTVVSRNSSKGSTGNLSHPKASQQSSTSPLSSPSQASAEPRPPPAPSRPKVNSILNLFGQWLFDAALVHCKLSNGVNKDHSMTATFIQILLSYKSSLASQAGVELRRNGSRMSSGSMVSNPLFDVNEFPDNYEAGRAEACGTLCRIFCSKKTGEEILPIYLSRFYMVLIQGLQTSDSVCLPVLASIILNSSALFCSDLKGINLVAPYFISALETILPDRELSRFKAYVNPIELRRSSISIVLSMLPLPHHFGNIKSEVLLEGSDDGLLQDKAFTFQSLKVRLIKVLIGALQAETDPHNTHMVLGAMLNIVQDSALLESIGPQNEMASVDSSYTSMRSHSRNSSGMSTASGGSSEATTPEAERMAQALHRDYDMAAGLLTQCIHLVTQKLSSQWRPDMSVSLAALELLSGLAKVKAGVDTANMNQAVGAVCAYIVHQCSRPAPHHSRDLHSMIVAAFQCLCVWLTEHSTMLGEKYCLMEVLEIVELGISGSKSKTGDQEVKHKGDKELNPASMRVKEAAEATLSCIMQVLGAFPTPSGPASPCSLLNEDTLIRCSRLSATGRSNFRYFVLDSSVILAMLEQPLGNEQTDPCPSLTVLIRGTSGRHAWTMQLHHQPRAARASQKVFVPESRPSPKNDVGTHYNVKHMFFPEEAYNIPFVKADVSIPDLDDIVSPELGVQHERLQSMMEQQVEYESSLEQQRQDLWNSKTFPDPQVDCKPPSPAQEFQTARLFLSHLGFLSLEALKEPANRCLPPHLVALDSALPGFFEDIEYLDLLPCRPFDTVFIFYVRAGQRSYQEILKNVDSSANVQPHFLEFLLSLGWPVDVSKHPGWTGNMETSWSINGCGDGEAQQQAEDAVALEDSGGGVFNGEKRVLYYADALTEIAFVVPTFSDSSPDSSENSEPPVETDSQMDPAPVAPTQLNLTLDLVPSHSDNLMGPPQRSPSVKSKKLPSGKSVPPLGPETKVLVVWVESFDDIESFPLSDLLAETSTGLETALNNSASCRSLGAEKDVPVLFIQPLRTGLFRIRLQGVAGKLSTVIPLVDGMVVSRRVLGFLVRQTVINVCWRKRLECDSYSPPHVRRKHKIADIAGRYRNKQLEPEFYTALFQEVGGRSPDL, from the exons ATGTACTCAGACTGGCGGTCCTTGCATCTGGCGGTTCTGGGCGACCAGGGGCACCTGAGCGTCCTGCACAGCTACCCCCCGGCGGTGGGGCGCGAAGTGGCCAACGCGGTGGTGCGCCCCCTGGCGGCGGCTCCCGTCTCCGACGGCGTCCTCAAAACCGACAAAGAG GTGAAATGGACGATGGAGGTGCTGTGCTACGGCCTGACTCTCCCCCCGGACAGCGAGACGGTGAAGATGTGCGTGGACGTGTACACGGACTGGATGATGGCCCTGAGCTCCCCCCGCGGCCCCATCCCCCAGCCCGTCGCCAAGGAGCCCAACCTGTACGTCCAGACCATCCTCAAGCACCTGTACAACCTCTTCCTGCCCAG GTCTGAGCAGTACAGCCCGAGTCACTATCGGCTGTGCCACCACGTGCTGGTGGCGGTGCAGAAGCTGGCGCGGGAGTCGGGCAGCATGGCGCGGGAGACCTGGGAGgtcctgctcctcttcctcctgcgcATCAGCGACACgctgctggccccgcccaccgtgGGAG GTGGCATCGCGGAGAAGCTGGCGGAGAAGCTGGTGAGCGTGCTCCTGGAGGTGTGGCTCCTGGCCTGCGCTCGCTGTTTCCCCACCCCGCCGTACTGGAAAACCGCCAGGGAGATGCTGGCTAACTGGAGGCACCACTCCCCCGTGGTGGACCAGTGGAGCAAGGTCATCTCCGCCCTCACTTCCAG gCTTCTGCGGTTCACCTACGGTCCCTCGTTTCCTGCGTTCAAAGTTCCGGACGAGGACGCCAACCTGATCCCGGCTGAGATGGACAACGACTGCGTGGCCCAGACGTGGTTCCGCTTCCTGCACATGCTGAG CAATCCGGTGGACCTGAGCAACCCGGCCATCGTCAGCACCACGCCCAAGTTCCAGGAGCAGCTTCTGAACGTGAGCGGGGTCCCCCCGGAGATCATCCAGCACCCCTGCCTCAAGCAGCTCCCCCAGATCTTCTTCAGGGCCATGCGGGGGGTCAGCTGCCTGGTGGACGCCTTTTTAG GGGTCTCACGGCTCAAGTCGGACAGTTCCCCGCCCACACCCGTCAACAGACTGAGCATGACCCAGCCCCCTGCCACCACGGCGACCACGCCCCCGCCCAACCGCAGACACAGGCCCACCGTGGTCAGCAGAAACTCCAGCAAGGGCTCCACG GGAAACCTCTCCCACCCTAAAGCCTCGCAGCAGAGCTCCACCTCTCCGCTGTCCAGCCCCAGCCAGGCCAGcgcggagccccgccccccgcccgccccttcCAGGCCGAAGGTCAACAGCATCCTCAACCTCTTCGGGCAGTGGCTGTTCGACGCCGCGCTGGTGCACTGCAAGCTCTCCAACGGCGTCAACAAGGACCACAGCATGACCG CAACTTTTATCCAAATTCTTCTTTCTTATAAATCTT ccctggCCTCCCAGGCGGGCGTGGAGCTCCGGCGGAATGGGTCCCGCATGTCCTCGGGCTCCATGGTCTCCAACCCCCTGTTCGACGTCAACGAGTTCCCCGACAACTACGAGGCGGGCCGGGCCGAGGCCTGCGGCACGCTCTGCAGGATATTCTGCAGCAAGAAGACCGGCGAGGAGATCCTGCCCATCTACCTGTCCAG gtTCTACATGGTTCTGATCCAGGGCCTTCAGACCTCGGACTcggtctgcctgcctgtcctgGCCAGCATCATCCTCAACTCCTCCGCCCTCTTCTGCTCGGACCTGAAGGGCATCAACCTGGTGGCCCCCTACTTCATCTCCGCCTTGGAAACCATCCTGCCGGACAG GGAACTGTCCAGGTTCAAAGCCTACGTCAACCCCATTGAACTGAGGCGGTCCTCCATCAGTATCGTGCTGTCTATGCTGCCTCTCCCACACCATTTTGGCAACATCAAATCTGAG GTCCTTTTGGAGGGAAGCGACGACGGGCTCCTCCAGGACAAGGCCTTCACCTTCCAGTCCCTCAAAGTGCGGCTCATCAAAGTCCTGATCGGGGCCCTCCAGGCCGAGACCGACCCTCACAACACGCATATGGTCCTGG GTGCGATGCTGAACATTGTCCAGGATTCGGCCCTGTTAGAATCGATAGGGCCGCAGAATGAAATG GCCAGTGTGGACAGCAGCTACACTTCCATGAGGAGTCACAGCCGCAACAGCAGCGGTATGAGCACGGCTAGCGGGGGCAGCTCTGAGGCCACCACCCCGGAGGCAGAGCGCATGGCACAGGCCCTCCACCGAGACTACG ACATGGCCGCCGGCTTGCTCACCCAGTGCATCCACCTGGTGACCCAGAAGCTGTCGTCCCAGTGGCGGCCCGACATGAGCGTGTCCCTGGCCGCCCTGGAGCTGCTCTCCGGCCTGGCCAAG gtGAAGGCAGGGGTCGACACAGCGAACATGAACCAGGCGGTGGGCGCGGTGTGCGCCTACATCGTGCACCAGTgcagccgccccgccccccaccactcGCGGGACCTCCACTCCATGATAGTGGCGGCCTTCCAGTGCCTGTGCGTGTGGCTAACGGAGCATTCGACCATGCTGGGGGAGAAG TACTGCCTAATGGAAGTCCTGGAGATCGTGGAGCTGGGAATATCGGGGAGCAAATCCAAGACCGGCGACCAGGAAGTGAAGCACAAAGGGGACAAGGAGCTTAACCCCGCCTCCATGAGGGTGAAGGAGGCGGCAGAGGCCACTCTGTCCTG CATCATGCAGGTGCTGGGGGCGTTCCCGACGCCCagcggccccgcctccccctgcaGCCTGCTGAACGAGGACACGCTGATCCGCTGCTCCAGGCTGTCCGCCACCGGCCGCAGCAACTTCCGCTACTTCGTCCTGGACAGCTCGGTCATCCTGGCCATGCTGGAGCAGCCCCTGGGGAACGAGCAGA CAGACCCCTGCCCGTCCCTGACCGTGCTGATCCGCGGGACGTCCGGCAGGCACGCCTGGACCATGCAGCTGCACCACCAGCCCAGAGCGGCGCGGGCCAGCCAGAAG gtgtttgttccTGAGAGCCGGCCGTCCCCTAAGAATGACGTGGGAACCCACTACaatgtgaaacacatgttctTCCCTGAGGAAGCGTATAACATTCCCTTTGTGAAAGCAGACGTGAGCATCCCAGACCTGGACGACATTGTCAGCCCGGAG CTGGGGGTCCAGCATGAGCGGCTGCAGAGCATGatggagcagcaggtggagtACGAGTCCTCTCTGGAGCAGCAGCGCCAGGACCTGTGGAACAGCAAGACCTTCCCGGACCCTCAGGTCGACTgcaagcccccctcccccgcccaggAGTTCCAGACAGCCCGGCTCTTCCTCTCCCACCTCGGCTTCCTCTCCCTCGAGGCCTTGAAG GAACCCGCCAACAGATGTCTGCCTCCTCACCTGGTCGCGCTGGACTCGGCCCTGCCGGGCTTTTTCGAGGACATCGAGTACCTGGACCTGCTTCCCTGCCGCCCCTTTGACACGGTGTTTATCTTCTATGTGAGGGCGGGGCAGAGGAGCTATCAAGAG ATCTTGAAGAACGTGGACTCTTCGGCCAACGTTCAGCCCCACTTCCTGGAGTTCCTGCTGTCCCTGGGCTGGCCGGTGGACGTGAGCAAACACCCCGGCTGGACGGGGAACATGGAGACCAGCTGGTCCATCAACGGCTGCGGGGACGGAGAGGCCCAGCAACAGG CAGAGGACGCTGTAGCGCTGGAAGACAGCGGAGGGGGCGTGTTCAACGGGGAGAAGAGAGTGCTGTACTACGCGGACGCCCTGACGGAAATCGCCTTTGTGGTCCCGACCTTCAGCGACTCCTCCC CTGATTCGTCAGAAAACAGCGAGCCCCCCGTGGAGACGGACTCCCAGATGGACCCAGCGCCCGTTGCGCCCACACAGCTGAACCTGACGCTGGACCTCGTCCCCAGCCATTCCGACAACCTGATGGGACCCCCGCAGCGG AGCCCCTCGGTGAAGTCTAAGAAGCTTCCCTCAGGAAAATCGGTACCACCTCTGGGCCCGGAGACAAAAGTTCTGGTGGTTTGGGTGGAGAGCTTCGATGACATCG AGAGTTTCCCCCTCTCAGATCTCCTGGCAGAGACCAGCACGGGGTTGGAGACGGCCCTGAAcaacagcgcctcctgcag GTCCCTGGGAGCGGAGAAGGACGTGCCGGTCCTGTTCATCCAGCCCCTGCGGACGGGCCTGTTCCGGATCCGGCTGCAGGGCGTGGCGGGGAAGCTGAGCACGGTGATCCCGCTGGTGGACGGGATGGTGGTCAGCAGGAGAGTGCTGG